One segment of Rhodopirellula baltica SH 1 DNA contains the following:
- a CDS encoding ferredoxin family protein — MHVVAEPCSGCKYTDCVVVCPVECFYEGEQMLYIHPEECIDCEACVPECPVEAIFHEDNLPEEWQSYIELNAEMSEKTEVITEKKEPLADN; from the coding sequence ATGCACGTCGTTGCTGAACCCTGCTCGGGATGCAAGTACACCGATTGCGTCGTCGTTTGCCCTGTGGAGTGTTTCTACGAAGGCGAACAGATGTTGTATATCCACCCGGAAGAGTGCATCGACTGCGAAGCCTGTGTACCGGAATGTCCCGTGGAAGCGATTTTCCATGAAGACAATCTGCCAGAAGAGTGGCAAAGCTACATCGAGTTGAACGCAGAGATGTCTGAAAAAACGGAAGTGATCACCGAGAAAAAAGAACCTCTCGCTGACAACTGA
- a CDS encoding class I SAM-dependent rRNA methyltransferase: MVTFNLMQSSSARWQIRTRPNRHYPFLSRHPWVMANALAHATLREVTPEAPSDDGQSPSADTNAAETDQPAAESDPADRQLPACGEIIDLLDYDGNWIARGLINPASRLRIRLYAFSSEEQIDDSMWAERIEQAVARRRLTGPANPQGGERLIFSESDRMSGLIVDRYADCLSIQITGGALIPRTETLIREVTAAAARHQTPCQKVLVRMDDATVKHEGVSEETLAELQSLTTLDSEADSTVWYQHNGLEMAIDLQDGQKTGGYLDQQLNHAAAASYMADRRVLDICTYTGGFALAAARAGAKEVVAVDSSERALDIAKRNAERNQLTNVRFDQGDCFDDLKERRERGEQFDAIILDPPRFAGSRNQTNAALRAYTRLNASAVDLLPPGGILVTCSCSGRVSRADFLNMLVDVGRKRGRDLIVLESRGPSPDHVFAVSCPESDYLKCIVVQVI; encoded by the coding sequence TTGGTCACTTTCAACCTGATGCAATCTTCTTCCGCCCGTTGGCAAATTCGCACTCGTCCCAATCGCCACTACCCGTTTTTGTCGCGACACCCTTGGGTCATGGCCAACGCACTGGCACACGCCACGCTCCGCGAAGTGACTCCTGAGGCCCCTTCCGACGATGGCCAGTCACCGTCTGCTGACACGAATGCCGCCGAAACGGACCAACCAGCCGCTGAATCGGATCCCGCCGATCGCCAACTACCAGCCTGCGGCGAAATCATTGACCTGCTGGATTACGACGGAAACTGGATCGCCCGCGGGTTGATCAATCCGGCAAGCCGCCTGCGAATTCGGCTTTATGCGTTTTCGTCGGAAGAACAAATCGACGACTCGATGTGGGCAGAAAGGATCGAGCAAGCCGTTGCACGTCGACGTTTGACCGGCCCGGCCAACCCACAAGGCGGCGAACGCCTGATCTTCAGCGAGTCAGATCGAATGAGCGGTCTGATCGTTGACCGATATGCCGATTGCCTGAGCATCCAAATCACCGGCGGAGCTCTGATTCCGCGAACGGAAACTTTGATTCGCGAAGTCACCGCCGCGGCGGCTCGGCACCAAACGCCTTGCCAAAAAGTTTTGGTTCGCATGGATGACGCAACCGTCAAACACGAAGGCGTCTCGGAGGAAACCTTGGCTGAGCTGCAGTCGCTGACGACGCTGGATAGCGAAGCCGATTCGACCGTGTGGTACCAACACAATGGTTTGGAGATGGCGATTGACTTGCAAGACGGCCAGAAGACTGGTGGCTATCTCGATCAACAACTCAACCACGCCGCCGCGGCGAGCTACATGGCCGACCGCCGAGTGCTCGACATCTGCACCTACACGGGTGGCTTCGCTCTGGCCGCCGCGCGTGCCGGCGCCAAAGAAGTGGTGGCTGTCGATAGCAGCGAGCGGGCGCTCGACATTGCCAAGCGCAACGCTGAACGCAATCAGTTGACCAACGTTCGATTCGATCAAGGCGACTGCTTCGATGACCTGAAAGAACGGCGTGAACGCGGCGAACAGTTTGATGCGATCATCCTCGATCCACCGCGATTTGCTGGTTCACGCAACCAAACCAATGCGGCGCTACGAGCCTACACGCGGCTGAATGCCTCGGCGGTCGATCTGTTGCCGCCGGGTGGAATTCTGGTCACCTGCAGTTGCTCCGGGCGAGTCTCTCGAGCGGACTTTTTGAACATGCTGGTCGACGTCGGGCGGAAGCGAGGTCGCGATCTCATCGTTCTGGAAAGTCGCGGTCCATCGCCCGATCACGTCTTCGCGGTCTCATGCCCCGAGAGCGACTACTTGAAGTGCATCGTTGTTCAGGTGATTTGA
- a CDS encoding FHA domain-containing protein, which produces MSSVTIKVLHGADRGKVFEGIEPPLTIGREEGNDIQLNDERVSRCHLKIQRDNERLVLTDLDSTNGTKVNGTECQLKILRHGDLVAVGRSLLLLGSEEQIAARLQAIGGGSKGAIQRDVKSSDESMAVDLRQDPKSPVPVDALHVEDLPAIPDDLTPGQKAQLCEILDYLQSRLERLIESATTQEDSEQVVLQQAAWQRLLDVQSRLATLNRKITDPQWP; this is translated from the coding sequence GTGTCCAGCGTAACGATCAAAGTCCTACACGGCGCCGACCGTGGAAAGGTCTTCGAGGGGATCGAGCCTCCCCTGACCATCGGACGAGAGGAAGGCAACGACATTCAGCTCAACGACGAGCGTGTCAGTCGTTGCCACCTTAAGATCCAAAGGGATAACGAACGGTTGGTGTTGACCGATTTGGATAGTACGAATGGTACCAAGGTCAACGGAACGGAATGCCAGCTGAAGATCCTCCGACACGGCGACTTGGTTGCGGTTGGCCGCAGCCTTCTGCTGCTGGGATCCGAGGAACAAATTGCGGCCCGGCTGCAAGCGATCGGCGGCGGCAGCAAGGGTGCGATTCAGCGAGACGTTAAGTCGTCGGACGAATCGATGGCGGTCGATCTTCGCCAGGACCCAAAGTCCCCCGTTCCCGTCGATGCGTTGCATGTGGAAGATCTGCCGGCAATTCCCGACGATTTGACTCCTGGCCAAAAAGCACAACTGTGCGAAATCCTGGATTATCTACAATCACGACTGGAAAGATTGATCGAATCTGCGACCACGCAGGAGGATTCGGAACAAGTCGTGCTACAGCAGGCAGCCTGGCAACGTCTGCTCGATGTCCAATCGCGGCTGGCGACCCTCAATCGAAAAATCACCGATCCGCAGTGGCCCTGA
- the ykgO gene encoding type B 50S ribosomal protein L36: MKVVSSIGALKYRHPDCQVVKRRGRIYVICKSNPKFKVRQGGAKSKKARR; this comes from the coding sequence ATGAAGGTCGTTAGTAGCATTGGAGCGTTGAAGTACCGCCACCCGGACTGCCAGGTGGTCAAGCGACGCGGCCGTATTTACGTGATTTGCAAGAGCAATCCAAAGTTCAAGGTCCGTCAGGGCGGTGCGAAGAGCAAGAAAGCCCGACGCTAG
- a CDS encoding GNAT family N-acetyltransferase, whose protein sequence is MTPQPSTPSDPLANGLGERSTEDSDPGEARKSAAKALDHSPINHPAVSTMANNQDVHQIDVCEFASLSRDDLERWERIRALRDEFAPPFFAARFAAAVNAVRGDVLTAVLRSSDGTPLGFFPFHRVGGVGVPAGRFLNDAQNVIAIPGLKIDWTAIAKAAKVRAFNLHAIVGSDPDWVDRYHLQSVKAFRADLGGDSGDYLRRLEKEHRTIGKQGQKTRKLGREIGPVRLEMDCRCPKILEQTIAWKRAQYQRTHILDLFLPEWTRDLITTLYENSLAQPGLQLDSAVAGDDFSNDSLRGICSVLWSGDRPVATHIGMIEHGRLHYWFPTYDPAFARYSPGTALFTETIRAATQHGIDCVDMGYGEQQYKTKQTGTTTQVVHGTITDSRWHRIAFAAEATMVQALKRVPMKETVKRAIRTINPSAGIKKLK, encoded by the coding sequence ATGACTCCCCAACCTTCGACGCCCAGTGATCCACTGGCAAACGGTTTGGGTGAGCGTTCGACGGAAGATTCCGATCCGGGGGAAGCCCGCAAGTCTGCGGCGAAAGCTTTGGATCACAGCCCCATCAACCACCCGGCCGTCTCAACGATGGCGAACAACCAAGACGTCCACCAGATCGACGTTTGCGAGTTCGCCAGTCTGTCACGTGACGACTTAGAAAGATGGGAACGAATTCGAGCCCTGCGAGATGAGTTTGCGCCGCCGTTTTTCGCGGCGAGATTCGCTGCCGCGGTCAACGCCGTCCGAGGCGATGTGCTGACCGCCGTCCTGCGATCGAGCGACGGCACTCCCCTGGGTTTCTTTCCCTTCCATCGAGTTGGCGGCGTCGGTGTTCCGGCGGGACGGTTTCTCAACGACGCTCAAAACGTGATTGCGATCCCCGGTCTCAAAATCGACTGGACTGCGATTGCTAAAGCAGCAAAGGTGCGTGCCTTCAATCTTCACGCCATCGTCGGTAGCGATCCCGACTGGGTCGACCGCTATCACTTGCAATCGGTCAAAGCCTTTCGAGCTGACCTTGGTGGTGATTCGGGAGACTACCTCAGGCGTCTGGAGAAAGAACACCGAACCATCGGCAAGCAGGGCCAGAAAACTCGCAAGCTAGGTCGCGAAATTGGACCGGTCCGACTGGAGATGGACTGTCGCTGCCCAAAGATTCTGGAGCAAACCATTGCGTGGAAACGCGCCCAGTATCAACGCACCCATATCTTGGATTTGTTTCTTCCGGAATGGACCCGCGACCTCATCACGACCCTCTACGAAAACTCGCTCGCGCAACCCGGCCTGCAATTGGATTCGGCCGTCGCGGGTGACGACTTTTCCAATGACTCACTGCGAGGAATCTGCTCGGTACTGTGGTCGGGTGATCGTCCTGTGGCGACGCATATTGGGATGATCGAACATGGACGACTGCACTATTGGTTCCCAACCTACGACCCGGCGTTCGCACGCTACTCTCCGGGAACGGCCCTGTTCACCGAGACCATTCGAGCCGCGACGCAGCACGGAATCGACTGCGTGGATATGGGCTACGGCGAACAGCAGTACAAGACAAAACAGACGGGCACGACGACGCAAGTTGTCCATGGCACAATCACCGACTCAAGATGGCACCGAATCGCTTTCGCGGCGGAAGCCACCATGGTTCAGGCTCTCAAACGCGTCCCGATGAAAGAAACGGTCAAACGTGCAATCCGGACGATCAACCCGTCAGCGGGTATCAAGAAACTAAAATAG
- a CDS encoding fasciclin domain-containing protein, producing the protein MKKIILAALALFVLPATVQADHHNETAKKNIVETAISAKFNTLVAAVKAGGLVETLSGEGPFTVFAPTDEAFDKLPEGTLDSLLKPENKDQLVAILKYHVVSGKVPAKTVVTLDSAETLGGKVSIEVKDGTVILNDKVKVVKTDVMASNGIIHVIDSVILPPSK; encoded by the coding sequence ATGAAGAAGATCATTCTGGCTGCATTGGCTCTGTTCGTTTTGCCCGCCACCGTGCAAGCGGACCACCACAACGAAACAGCGAAAAAGAACATTGTTGAGACGGCGATTTCAGCAAAGTTCAACACGCTGGTTGCTGCCGTGAAAGCTGGCGGTTTGGTGGAAACGTTGAGCGGTGAAGGCCCGTTCACCGTGTTTGCTCCCACGGACGAAGCCTTTGATAAGCTTCCCGAAGGCACGTTGGATAGCCTGCTGAAACCGGAAAACAAGGATCAGTTGGTCGCGATTTTGAAGTACCACGTGGTTTCCGGTAAGGTTCCCGCCAAGACCGTTGTCACCTTGGATTCAGCTGAAACGCTGGGCGGAAAAGTCAGCATCGAAGTCAAAGATGGAACCGTGATTCTGAACGACAAGGTGAAGGTCGTGAAGACGGACGTGATGGCCAGCAATGGAATCATCCACGTGATCGATTCGGTCATTTTGCCACCCAGCAAGTAA
- a CDS encoding DUF1552 domain-containing protein, which translates to MKSKRIHRRTMLRSLGAATVGLPLLEEMLASTAVAANATPEIPIRAFNVFFGLGIPAPLQKEGFQGVLQPLQPLSKKLLIMREVDHVRCDEKGINAHYDGATAAFTAEPPDGEAKSGGPSIDQVIRRAHYPGGLPKGMVSTLAGGTFFRRSRVGRYVHSYNMDGTVAATIQEKPRELFERVFGGVALAGGDRSERLKRSVLDTVVEDYRHYTGANSPLGASSRARVADHLDRIREFEQRAFAMKHRQPNGPQVPPRSIIPHGGPADPGGQGIDITLDQLTSEWRLLSDVYALAVQMDRVRFGALTFLAAGERIRLTGDYIYNGKKLWEFDDARQQNASGDKGCSHEWWHKFNEKKKNEALRAHAHMKMQEVAYFLSALDSDECREPNGRTILENSLITISTESGDGRHNDVKRELSGVFHCITGANGRFKTGQIMNVGAEGLDVYNTMLDAFGTKDRLGPKKRDGRQIDSIRA; encoded by the coding sequence ATGAAGAGCAAACGGATTCATCGCCGCACAATGCTTCGAAGCTTGGGTGCCGCCACGGTTGGGCTGCCGCTTTTAGAAGAGATGTTGGCCTCAACCGCGGTGGCCGCGAATGCGACGCCGGAAATTCCGATTCGAGCGTTCAACGTATTCTTTGGTTTGGGCATTCCAGCACCATTGCAAAAGGAAGGGTTCCAAGGGGTTCTTCAGCCACTGCAGCCGCTCAGTAAGAAGTTGCTGATCATGCGTGAGGTCGACCATGTTCGCTGCGACGAAAAAGGCATCAACGCACACTACGATGGCGCCACTGCTGCTTTCACCGCTGAGCCACCCGACGGCGAAGCCAAATCCGGTGGGCCGTCAATCGATCAGGTGATTCGCCGGGCTCACTATCCTGGCGGTCTGCCAAAGGGGATGGTGTCAACATTGGCTGGCGGGACATTCTTTCGCAGATCTCGCGTTGGACGCTATGTCCATAGTTACAACATGGACGGAACCGTTGCGGCGACGATCCAGGAAAAACCTCGCGAGCTGTTTGAGCGCGTATTTGGCGGTGTCGCTCTGGCCGGTGGCGATCGAAGTGAAAGATTGAAGCGAAGCGTGCTAGATACGGTGGTTGAAGACTATCGGCACTACACCGGTGCGAACTCACCTTTAGGGGCGTCGTCTCGAGCCCGCGTGGCGGACCACCTGGATCGTATTCGTGAATTTGAGCAGCGAGCGTTCGCAATGAAGCATCGGCAACCGAACGGCCCGCAGGTCCCGCCTCGTTCGATCATTCCACATGGCGGTCCGGCTGACCCCGGTGGCCAAGGCATCGATATCACGTTGGATCAACTTACCTCCGAGTGGCGTTTGCTATCGGACGTTTATGCGTTGGCGGTACAGATGGATCGTGTCCGCTTTGGTGCGCTGACATTCCTTGCCGCTGGCGAACGCATTCGGCTGACCGGCGACTACATCTACAACGGCAAAAAGTTGTGGGAGTTTGACGATGCGAGGCAGCAGAACGCGAGTGGTGACAAAGGGTGTAGTCACGAGTGGTGGCACAAGTTCAATGAGAAAAAGAAGAACGAGGCGCTGCGTGCCCATGCTCATATGAAGATGCAGGAGGTCGCCTACTTCCTTAGTGCTTTGGACAGCGATGAATGCCGAGAGCCAAACGGGCGGACGATTCTGGAGAACTCATTGATCACCATTTCGACCGAATCGGGAGATGGTCGCCACAACGATGTGAAGCGAGAGCTGTCGGGAGTTTTCCATTGCATCACCGGCGCCAACGGTCGTTTCAAGACCGGCCAGATCATGAACGTTGGAGCGGAGGGACTGGATGTCTACAACACGATGCTGGATGCCTTTGGCACCAAGGATCGGCTTGGTCCGAAGAAGAGAGACGGCCGGCAGATCGATTCCATTCGAGCCTGA
- a CDS encoding DUF1592 domain-containing protein — MLLVTASPAFAADTYRVSVGLSAFYTFEEGRGDTVKDRSGSGKSLDLKIEKPSAVSWEDDALVVRSATKIESVHPATKLAEQTKQSNAWTIEAWIKPANASQKGPARIVSMSNNSVQRNFTLGQERDQYQVRLRATSTSENGLPETASGTAKVGTKLSHVVFTRQSDGGVNFYVDGEQTASRKVAGQLSNWDGGFPLILANERTSERPWLGEFHLVAIYSRSLSDAEVSQNYAAGPKAGIDPHEAQRRARVKAEQTFATKVAPLFARHCLECHDSISKKGDLDLSRKVDAMAGGESGKVILPGDADRSPLWEQIVSGDMPPQGPGLSPSDQAVIKEWIDDGAVWSIHTIDPAVYASKPGASDHWVQRLTVPEYIETVRSAVGVDISEEAKRLLPPDLRADGFSNTAYNLSVDLKHVEAYSQLAEVIVQRMDVLEFAKRFSKSQSLNTDATARKFVASAGEWLLRGPLDDREVVNYSGVLTAVASAGGDYEQGVGLMVEAMLQSPRFIYRIERQPDGGGSRRVTDFELASRMSYILWGGPPDAVLMKAARDGRLTDKDRCRAEVERMLKDRRAIERSKQFAIDWLNLSRLTNMQPNPERFPDWTPELGIDMHAETLAFFEELVWKQERPMSDLFDAQFTYATPRLAKHYGWKPQGNGLRRYDLSSEPVRGGLLTQGSVLTIGGDDASMVTRGLFVMRDLLRGVIGAPPPGVDTTPVPPKPGMTHRDVAEDRIQNESCGGCHIKFESLAFGLEQFDGLGAFHLKDEFGNQLRSEGQLVVPGEAKPQPYETPADLMKLLSTSDRVRETLTWKVTQFAMGRPLGARDVTEVERIHQAATGAGGRYADVVTAVVMSDLVQKTRSQDEP, encoded by the coding sequence ATGTTACTGGTGACGGCTTCGCCGGCATTTGCGGCGGATACGTACCGCGTCAGTGTTGGTCTCTCAGCGTTTTATACGTTTGAGGAAGGCCGCGGTGACACGGTCAAGGATCGCAGCGGCAGCGGGAAATCGCTGGATCTAAAAATTGAGAAACCATCGGCGGTGAGTTGGGAAGATGACGCACTCGTGGTGCGTTCGGCAACCAAAATCGAATCCGTTCACCCCGCCACCAAGTTGGCTGAACAAACCAAACAGTCCAATGCTTGGACGATTGAAGCTTGGATCAAACCAGCAAACGCTTCTCAGAAAGGGCCAGCTCGAATTGTTTCGATGTCCAATAACTCGGTTCAGCGAAATTTCACACTGGGACAGGAGCGTGATCAGTATCAGGTTCGTTTGAGAGCAACATCGACTAGCGAAAACGGGCTTCCCGAAACAGCCAGCGGCACGGCGAAGGTTGGGACCAAACTCAGTCACGTTGTTTTCACGCGGCAAAGCGACGGCGGCGTGAACTTTTATGTGGACGGTGAGCAAACCGCATCGAGGAAAGTGGCTGGTCAGCTGAGCAATTGGGACGGCGGCTTTCCACTGATATTGGCAAACGAGCGAACGTCGGAACGGCCTTGGTTGGGCGAGTTTCATCTCGTTGCGATCTATTCCCGATCGTTGAGCGACGCCGAAGTTTCGCAAAACTATGCCGCCGGTCCGAAGGCGGGCATCGACCCGCACGAAGCTCAACGCCGTGCACGGGTGAAAGCAGAACAGACGTTTGCGACGAAGGTCGCTCCTTTATTTGCCCGCCATTGCTTGGAGTGTCACGACTCCATTTCGAAGAAAGGTGATCTGGATCTGTCACGCAAAGTGGACGCTATGGCGGGCGGCGAAAGCGGGAAAGTGATCCTGCCCGGCGACGCGGACCGGAGCCCACTTTGGGAGCAGATCGTTTCCGGTGATATGCCGCCGCAAGGGCCCGGCCTTTCGCCATCCGATCAGGCCGTGATCAAGGAATGGATTGACGATGGGGCGGTTTGGTCGATCCATACGATCGATCCCGCCGTTTATGCCTCGAAACCGGGGGCAAGTGATCACTGGGTTCAGCGTCTCACCGTTCCCGAATACATCGAAACGGTTCGCAGTGCGGTTGGTGTCGATATCTCCGAAGAAGCAAAGCGGTTGTTGCCGCCGGATTTGCGAGCTGACGGGTTCAGCAACACCGCATACAACCTGAGCGTGGACTTAAAGCACGTGGAGGCTTATTCGCAGCTTGCGGAAGTGATCGTTCAGCGAATGGATGTGCTTGAGTTCGCCAAGCGTTTTTCGAAGTCACAAAGTCTGAACACCGATGCGACCGCAAGAAAATTTGTCGCCTCGGCGGGTGAATGGTTGCTGCGTGGGCCTTTGGACGATCGCGAGGTGGTCAACTACAGCGGAGTTTTGACCGCTGTCGCCAGTGCGGGCGGTGACTACGAACAAGGCGTGGGGCTGATGGTTGAGGCGATGTTGCAATCGCCTCGATTTATCTATCGCATTGAGAGGCAACCTGACGGAGGTGGCAGCCGGCGAGTCACGGACTTCGAATTGGCCTCTCGGATGAGTTACATCCTTTGGGGCGGGCCACCGGACGCGGTTTTGATGAAGGCAGCGAGAGATGGACGGCTCACGGACAAGGATCGCTGCCGAGCGGAAGTTGAACGGATGCTGAAGGATCGCCGAGCGATCGAGCGTTCCAAGCAGTTTGCAATTGACTGGTTGAATCTGAGTCGGCTCACCAACATGCAGCCCAACCCGGAGAGGTTTCCCGACTGGACACCCGAATTAGGAATCGACATGCATGCCGAAACGCTCGCCTTCTTTGAAGAGTTGGTCTGGAAGCAGGAGCGTCCAATGAGCGATTTGTTCGACGCACAGTTCACCTACGCAACTCCTCGACTGGCCAAGCATTACGGTTGGAAGCCGCAGGGAAACGGGCTTCGCCGATACGATCTGTCGAGCGAGCCTGTAAGAGGAGGTTTGCTGACGCAAGGTAGCGTGCTAACGATCGGGGGCGATGACGCGTCGATGGTTACGCGAGGTCTGTTTGTGATGAGAGACTTGCTCCGCGGTGTCATTGGGGCACCTCCGCCAGGCGTCGATACGACACCGGTGCCGCCCAAACCCGGGATGACTCATCGTGATGTCGCTGAGGATCGAATTCAGAACGAGTCGTGCGGCGGTTGTCACATCAAGTTCGAGTCGCTCGCGTTTGGCTTGGAGCAGTTCGATGGTTTGGGAGCGTTTCATCTCAAAGACGAGTTTGGCAACCAGCTTCGTTCGGAAGGTCAGCTCGTGGTCCCCGGGGAAGCAAAGCCGCAGCCCTACGAGACGCCCGCTGATTTGATGAAGCTGCTGTCGACAAGCGATCGTGTTCGCGAAACTTTGACTTGGAAAGTAACGCAGTTCGCGATGGGCCGACCTTTAGGTGCCCGTGATGTAACCGAGGTGGAGCGGATTCATCAGGCTGCCACGGGTGCGGGCGGTCGTTACGCCGATGTGGTCACCGCGGTGGTGATGAGCGATCTGGTGCAGAAGACTCGATCGCAGGACGAGCCGTGA
- the acpS gene encoding holo-ACP synthase translates to MAIVAVGTEIVQCARIAQMIQQHGEQFLERVFTAAEIDHCAQRPDATGHFSRRWAAKQAVFKALRCHRRGVSWTDIEIATHPSEGPTIELHGIAADLAEEAEIDAIHLSLGGCRTQAIAYVVLCD, encoded by the coding sequence ATGGCAATCGTGGCAGTCGGGACGGAAATTGTTCAGTGTGCTCGGATCGCTCAAATGATCCAGCAGCACGGAGAGCAATTTCTAGAGCGAGTTTTCACGGCAGCCGAGATTGACCATTGTGCTCAACGGCCCGACGCGACGGGCCATTTCTCTCGCCGGTGGGCGGCCAAGCAAGCCGTTTTCAAGGCACTGCGATGTCATCGACGGGGTGTCAGCTGGACTGACATTGAAATCGCAACGCATCCAAGCGAAGGCCCGACAATCGAGCTGCATGGGATCGCCGCGGATTTGGCCGAAGAAGCGGAGATTGACGCGATCCACTTGAGTCTCGGTGGGTGCCGCACGCAAGCCATCGCCTATGTCGTGCTCTGCGACTGA
- the trpS gene encoding tryptophan--tRNA ligase, translating to MRVLSGIQPTGRPHWGNYFGAIRQYIDLQEDNEGFYFIADLHALTTVREPEVLRENVMNAALDLLALGLDPSKANLFVQSDIPEVTELTWLLMTGTPMGLLERCHAFKEKKAKGLTADAGLFTYPVLMAADILAYDSQIVPVGVDQVQHIEVCRDLAGSFHHAFGETFVLPKAKTLDVGAKVPGTDGQKMSKSYNNTLPLFGEVKKIRKQIMRIVTDSRPMEDPKDPTDDHLFQLYQLFAGPAEVETMAAKYRAGGFGYGEIKKAVAEVSEEYFAPARAKREELESDLDTVRDILAEGAKRAREVAASVVDRARRNCGLR from the coding sequence ATGCGAGTGCTCTCGGGAATCCAGCCAACCGGTCGTCCCCACTGGGGAAACTACTTCGGTGCGATTCGCCAATACATTGATCTGCAAGAAGACAATGAGGGTTTTTACTTCATCGCCGACTTGCACGCCCTGACCACCGTTCGTGAACCGGAAGTGCTTCGCGAAAACGTGATGAATGCCGCGTTGGACTTGTTGGCGTTGGGATTGGATCCTTCCAAGGCCAATTTGTTCGTGCAGTCCGATATCCCCGAGGTGACCGAGCTGACCTGGCTGCTGATGACAGGAACGCCGATGGGTTTGCTCGAGCGTTGCCATGCTTTCAAAGAGAAAAAGGCAAAAGGTTTGACTGCCGACGCGGGCTTGTTCACGTACCCGGTGTTGATGGCTGCTGACATTTTGGCGTACGACTCGCAAATTGTTCCCGTTGGCGTGGATCAGGTTCAGCACATCGAAGTTTGCCGTGATTTGGCCGGTTCATTTCACCATGCGTTCGGAGAGACGTTTGTGTTGCCTAAGGCAAAGACATTGGACGTTGGTGCGAAGGTTCCTGGTACCGACGGGCAGAAGATGAGCAAGAGTTACAACAACACATTGCCGCTGTTTGGCGAGGTGAAGAAAATTCGCAAGCAGATCATGCGGATTGTGACCGACAGTCGTCCAATGGAAGATCCCAAGGATCCAACCGACGATCATTTGTTCCAGCTCTATCAGTTGTTTGCTGGTCCGGCCGAGGTCGAGACCATGGCGGCCAAGTATCGCGCTGGCGGGTTTGGCTATGGCGAGATCAAGAAGGCGGTCGCCGAAGTGAGCGAAGAGTACTTTGCCCCGGCGCGAGCGAAACGCGAAGAGCTGGAATCAGACTTGGATACGGTGCGAGATATTTTGGCCGAGGGTGCCAAGCGGGCTCGCGAGGTCGCGGCCAGTGTGGTTGACCGGGCCCGACGCAATTGTGGATTGCGTTAA